In Deltaproteobacteria bacterium, the genomic window GCCTATGCCCAAAAGGCCCTCTCCCTAGATCCGGACGGCCTCTCCAACCGGATCCTGCTTGCGGAAATTTACTCCCTCGGCGAGGAGGATGACAAGGCCCTCGAACAATTCAGGAAAATCCTGGAGATCGATCCTGATCAGAGGAAGATCCGGCTCCACTTGATCACGATTTTGATCAAGAAGGGGGAATTCAAGGAGGCGAAGACGCAACTGACGTTGCTTCTCAGAGAAGACCCCTCCCAGATCATCGCCCACTATTACCTGGGTCGGATCAACCTCGAGATGCGCGAGTACAAAGCGGCGGAGAAGGCCTACCTGGATGCCCTCAGCCTGAACCCCCGGATGGAGCCGGCCCTTTTCGACTTGGGAAGCCTCTACCAGATGACGGACCGTCCGGAGAAGGCGGCAAAGATCTATGAAAAGTTCCTCTCCTATTATCCGACAAACGCCGTGATCAGGGAGAGGTTGATCAATATTTACTTCCAGACGGGCCGCGAAGCAGAGGCCGAGAAGCACGTGGCGGTGCTTCGAAAGCTGTCAAAGCCCGGGGACCCGGGCCGTCGAGCCCTCGGTCTGATTTATCTTCGGCACGGCCGGCTGGAAAAGTCTATCGAAGAACTGAGTATGATCGTCTCCGCCTGGCCCAAGGACGACAAGGCCAGGTACTACCTTGCAGCGGCTTATGAGGAGAAGGGAGACCTGAATAAGGCGCTGTTTCATTTTAAGCAGATTCCGGATGATTCCGGATACTTCGTAAAGGCCAGAATGCACATGGCCTATATTTTCGAGGACCAAGGGAAGCAGGAGGAGGCCATTCATCTCCTGGAAAAGACCATCGAAATCAAAAAGGATCAGGCTGAAATCTACCTGGTGCTTTCCTCCTTCTGGGAGTCCAATAAGGAATACGACAAGGCCTTGGATGTCCTTAGAAAGGGAATCGCCGTAAAACCCGGGAACGTGGAATTGATCTTTCGGTTAGGTGTCATATTGGACAAGGCGGGCAAGAATGAAGAATGCATCCGGGAGATGCGCAGGGTCCTGGAGATCGACCCGGATAATGCCGATGCACTCAACTACATAGGTTATACCTATGCGGAGAAAGGGATCCGACTGGATGAGGCCAGGAGGTTGATTGAACGGGCCCTGAAGATCAAACCCAACAGCGGGTACATCGTGGACAGCCTGGGCTGGGTTTTCTACCAGGAAGGACGATATAATGAGGCCCTGAAATATCTGGAGCGGGCTGCTTCCCTGGTACCCAACGACCCGACCATCGCTGAGCACCTGGGAGACGTGTTCTCCAAAAAAGGGAGGTATCGGGAATCCATCGAGATGTACGAAAAGGCCCTCTCCTTGGAGCATCCCCAAAGGGAGAAATTGAAGGTCAAGATCGAAGAGGTCAGAAAACGTCTGGAAGAAGACAAAGAAAAGTGAACCGGACGGATCTCAGGTCGCCCGGCCCTCCCGCCGCTCGGAAAGTATCCGCCTGGATAAAGGGCGGAATCCTTCTCCTATCCCTCTTTGCCCTTCAAGTCTTTCTCTTCGGTTGCGCCGCCCTCCACCCCTATCCTTCCGGCAAACCGTTCAGCCGCGAGCTGATTCAGTCCGTCATCACAAGGAGCCGGGTCCAGCAAGACCTTGTTTCTTCCTTCTATTGCGCCGGGAAGGTGTTCTTCAAGGACGGCCTTTTGAAGGGCGAATCAGAGGCCCTGGTGGTCGGTACGCGCGATCCCTTTCGGATTAAGATCGAACTCACCCATTCCTGGGGGAAACCCCTGCTGCATATCCTCCTGGACGAGGATCACTTGGCGATCCTCTCCTTCAGGGATCGGAAGTTTTACGAGGGGCCGTTCAGCCCCACCGCCTTCTCCAGGTTCCTCCCAGGCGGGAAGATTGACCAAAATACGATCTGGGGCGTCATGAGGGGGTATCCGATCTTGCCGGTCCCGGGTAAGGCGGTTTCTTCGCGGGGCGGCCGTATTCTTTTCCTCGATGAAAAGGGAGAGGTGACGCAGATCGCGGAGCAAATAGGGGATGGGCTTGCTCCCGGGCGAATTCGCCTGCCCCGGCAGGGAATCAATGTCACCTTCAAGGACTACCAATCAAAGGGGGAGGTTCGGTTTGCCCGGGTGGTGCGCATCGACTGCCCTGGAGATGACAGGGCCTTGATCTTCCGGAGGGAGAAGGGCGTATTCAATAAGACCATCCCGGAAGGGATTTTCCGGCTGGAACCTCCTCCCTTTTTTCAGCATGAACCGCTCGAGGAGGCCCGGTAGGAGGGCGGGGTCCGATGGGTTGTGGACGGATCCTCGGTTTGAGTCTGACTCAGCTTGTCACGCCGTAGCCGTGTCGAAGGCGGAAGATTGGGTGGAAGAGGACGTTTTGCAAAGGTCTTGAAAAAACGGCCTAGCCCCCGATGCTGGACATATGGCGGACGCATTTTCGGGGTTCAGGGAATGCGATGCCGTGTCCGGCCGGCTTTCTCCGGATCGTTTCCAAAATCAACTTCAGGATTTCACCCTCTCTTTTACCTTGCCTGAGGGGGGTCTTTAGATCACACTCCTGGTCCGAGAAAAGGCAGCCGCGCAGATGCCCCTCGGCGGTCAGGCGAAGGCGGTTGCACCTGTCGCAGAAATGGTTGCTGAGGGCCCCGATGAATCCCACCTCGCCCTTTGCGCCCCGCAGGATATACCTCTGGGCGGGTCCGTCCAGGGTTTCGTGCGGGACGGGGTCAAGGGGTCCAAGGGCGCGGATCCTGTCCCGGATATCGTCCACGGAGATGAAACGCTCGTTGCACCAGCCGTTTCGGTCCCCGACCGGCATGAACTCGATGAACCGGACATGGTAGGGGTTTTTCAGGGTCAATCGGGCAAAATCCGTAATCTCATCGTCATTGATCCCCTTGAGGGCGACAACGTTGATCTTGATCGGATCGAAACCTACGCGCTCGGCCTCGTGAATCCCCTCCCAGACTCGATCGAAATAATCACGCCCCGTGATGCGGCGGAACCGGTCAGGCCGTAAGGTGTCCATGCTGATGTTTATCCTGCAGATCCCGCATTCTTTGAGACCCTGAGCGAATTCCTTAAGCAGGACCCCGTTGGTAGTCAGCGTGATCTCCTCCAGTCCCGGAACCTCACTCAGTTTTTTGATAAACGGGAGGACATCCTTTCTAACTAAGGGTTCTCCGCCCGTAAGCCTCACCTTTCGAATGCCGGCCAGGACAGCAATACTTACTAGCCGGAGCATTTCCTCGTAAGAGAGGATTTCCTCATGAGGAATGAATCGCACCCCTTCTTCCGGCATGCAATATATGCATCTGAGGTTGCAGCGGTCTGTCAGAGAAAGACGAAGGTAGTTGATGATGCGGTGGTTTTCCTTTTCCAACAGTGGCTTCTCCCTTTTTAGGTAAACAAGGAAAGATCGGATAATGGAATAGGTGTTACCTTATGTGAAAATAGACATAATATAATCGCCCCTAACGGAAAAGGCAAACATAATTTTCCGGTCCTTAAGTGATAAAATCCCTCCTCGCCCTTCGTCCGTTTTTTTCGGTTTGGGGATCCCGGGAGGAAGCTCCTTTGCATGGGGTGTTGTCCCGGTAAGGAGAAGGCCTGTCCCGAACACCGGCTCATGGTTCAGGAGGGGCGGGGGGGTGGGGAATGGGAAGCTTTTTCTTTCCGCTTTCGCATCACCCGACGGACCAGTAGGAATAAAACCACCAGGGTGAGGGCCAGAAGTATGCCCAGGTTGTAACGGGTTGTGAAATGCAAAATTCGCTCCTTGGCGACCTCCCATTCCGATCCCAGGGAGAAACCCGCCAGAATCCAGATGAAATTCCAGACGCCGCAACTGATGGCAGCCAGCAGGATCACCGGCATGGTCTTGAGCCGGGTGATCCCGCCTGCGACGGCAATGGCCGAGCGGATGCCGGGGAGGAAGCGGTTTGCGGCCACGAGCAAGTAGCCGTATCGGTTGAACCAACTCTCCGCCTTGAGGATGTCACGGGATCTCAGGAACCGGAAGTCTTTCCGGGTGAAGAAGGTCCGCCCCAGGATTTTTCCAAGCTGAAATAGGGTCATGAATCCTGTAAGGCTCCCCACAGTGGTCGAAAGGAAGACACCAAAGAACTGCAACCTTCCCAGTCCAACCAGGAAGGCCCCGAAGGCCGTGATGGTGTCACCGGGGATAGGGGGAAAGATGTTTTCCACGAAAGCGCTCAATCCAAGGAGAAAATAGACCAGCAGATCGGGAAGGGTCTCCAGATATTGAAGAAAGGTATCGACGAAGGTCATGGTCATCTCCAAAAAGATACACCGGGAAAGGACTGATCCTAATGGCCCCCGGCGGCGTCTTTAGGGTCTTTATTGAGGCACCCGGGCCCTCACGCCTCTTATAGCCGGACCGGGGTGTTTTCACAAAGGGAAAAACGGCGGGTTTTTACCTTGACTGTACCCCTTGGTTTTGCTACAGGAATGAGCCACTTCCCAGCAATTCCAAAGGCATTGCCAATGGCCAAGAAAAAAATATCCAGGAAAGACCTTCTGAAAAAACCGGATGAATTCCTGACTTTCAGTGAAAGGGCGGTTATTTTCGCCAGGGACCATGCCAAGACCCTGAAGGCGGTCGGGGTGGTGCTCGCGGCCGCTGTCCTGATCTACCTGGCCCTTTGGGGGTATTTCAGGTACACTAACAAGAAGGGGTTGGAGACATACAATCTTGCCTATTATGCCCTTTTAAAGGGCAAAGGCGCCGAACCTGGCAAGGAGGAAAGGAAGCAGGCGGAGGAATACTTCCGTAAGGTCATGGAAGACTACGGGCTTTCAAAGGCCCGAAGGCTTGCCACAGCGGAGCTTGCCTCTATCAGGTTTCAGGAAGGGAAATACAAAGAGGCAGCCGCCCTCTACTGGGAATTCCTGGAAAGGGTTCCGGAAGGAAGCCCTTATCAAGCCATGGCGCGTTTGGCCCTGGCGGCCTGCCAGGAGGCCGAGGGAGATGTTCAGGGGGCCGTTGAGACCTTGAAAATGATCCTTTCCGGCCCGGATGATTTCTTCAAAGAACAAGCCTACCTGGGCTTGGCCCGGGCCTACCGGCTCTCCAAGCAGGAAGACAAGGCCAGGGAAATCCTTAAAAAATACGTGGAGACCTTCACAGACTCCCCCTTCCTTCCCATGGCCAAGGCCTACCTGGAAAAATAGCATTGTCGGGAAATGTATTCCGGCCCGGAACCGAAAAGAGCGATTACCCGGAACCATGAAAAAGGGATTTCGCCCTGACTCGACCCCCATGAAATCCTGCCTCCCGGCCGCCTTTCTTTCGAACCTGTAACTGATTGGAAACAAGACCTTTTCTCGTATACCATGTGTATGGGTTTTTGCTTGACAATCCCTTCGGGCCTCATATATGGTGACGACGTAGCTAAAATATAGCTTGAGAGGAGGGGGGAAGATGATTATTACCGAAATTTTGGCGAGGAATGCCAGAATGTACGGTGATGAAGTCGCCCTTGTCGAAAGGGATGCGGCGAGCGGGCAAAGGAGAGAGATCACCTGGAAAGAGTTTGACCAACAGGCCAACAGGGTCGCCAACGCCCTTATTTCAAAGGGGGTTGGTAAGGGGGACAAGGTGATCCACCTGATGATGAATTGTCTGGAATGGCTTCCCGCCTATTTCGGTATCCTCAGGACAGGGGCCTGGGCGGTTCCCCTCAACTTCCGATTTTCCGCGGAAGATATTAAATACTGCGCGGACATCGCCGAGGGGAAGGCCATGATATTCGGTGAGGAATTTATCGACCGAATTGAGGAGATCCGGGGCGACCTCAATACGATCGATGACTTTATCTTTGTTGGCCCGGCCGACAGGAAACCGGATTTCGCCGAACAGTACGAGACGTTCCTGGACGGCCACTCATCCGAAGATCCCAGGGTGGAGATCGGCCTCCTGGACGATGCTGCCCTCTATTTCACCTCAGGCACCACGGGTCAACCCAAGCCCATCCTTCTTACTCACCGCAACCTGGAACATGCCTGTATAGTCGAGAACCGACATCACAACCAAACCCACAAGGACAATTTCCTGCTCATTCCTCCCCTCTACCATACTGGAGCCAAGATGCACTGGTTCGGGAATTTCATCGTCGGGGCCAAGGCGGTGATCCTGAAGGGAGTAAAACCCGAGTGGATCATTGAGGCCGTATCCGAGGAGCAGTGCACCATTGTATGGATGCTGGTCCCCTGGGCACAGGACATCCTGATCGCCATCGAGAGCGGTAAGATCAAGTTGGAAGATTACAAGCTGGACCAATGGCGCTTGATGCACATCGGGGCCCAGCCGGTTCCGCCCAGCCTGGTCAAGAACTGGAAAAAGGTGTTCCCCAACCACGACTATGACACCAACTTCGGGCTGAGCGAATCCACCGGACCCGGATGCATTCATCTTGGGATCGAGAACGATCATAAGGTGGGGGCCATCGGGGTCCCCGGCTTTGATTGGGAATACCGGATCGTGGACGAACAGTTCCGGGATGTCCCCAAAGGACAACCAGGAGAATTGGCCGTCCGGGGACCGGGCGTCATGAAGGAGTACTACAAGAACCCGGAGGCCACGAAGCGGACGCTGGTAGACGGCTGGCTCATGACCGGGGATATCGCCCGGGTGGATGAAGACGGGTTCATCTGGCTCGTGGACAGGAAAAAGGATGTCATCATTACGGGAGGGGAGAATATCTTCCCTGTTGAAATCGAAGATTTTCTCATGGCCAATCCCAATATCCAAGATGCAGGGGTCATCGGGATCCCGGACGAGCGCCTGGGGGAGATCGTGGCAGCCATCATCCAGCTCAAGCCGGGGAAGAGCATGAGCGAGGAAGATGTAGCCGCTTATTGTGAGGCGCTTCCCCGTTACAAGAGACCAAGAAAGATTTTTTTCGGGGATGTGCCCAGGAATCCCACGGGAAAGATCGAGAAGCCGAAGTTGAGAAAACAGTACGGGGGCATTGCCGAAAGTTTCAAGGCTTAGGGTGACGGAGATCCGGGGCCGCCGCTTTTCGCGGCATTGAGAAGTCTCGGGCCGGTCACGGATGGTCCCGATCGAGAGCAAACCGAAAATTATCGAGGGGGAAAACATGCATAAACTACTCACTGATTCTCCTGGAACCAAGATGCTGTTGCTGGGCAACGAGGCCATCGCCCGGGGCGCCATGGAGGCGGGAGTCGCGTTTGCGACCTGTTACCCGGGAACACCCTCATCTGAAATCCCGGAACAGTTTTTCAACATCAGCAAGGAGACCGATCTCTACTTCGAGTATTCAACCAATGAAAAGGTGGCGATGGAAGTCGCTGCAGGTGCGGCCGTCAGCGGACTTCGCACCATAGTAACCATGAAACACGTAGGTTTGAATGTGGCGGCGGACCCCTTGATGACCCTTGCCTATACGGGGGTAAATGCAGGCATGGTCATCATAAATGCCGACGATCCATCCCTGTTTTCCAGCCAGAATGAGCAGGACAACCGCTTTTACGCCCGTCTCTCGGGCCTGCCCATGCTGGAACCCACCAATGTGCAGGAAATGAAGGATGTCACCGTCCATGCATTCGAGCTCTCCGAGGCGTTGAAACTCCCCGTAATCATCCGGACCACGACCCGGCTGGCACACATCAGGGGGCCCGTGGTACTGGACGAGATGAAACCACGAAAGAGGGCCGGCTATTTTGAAAAGAATCCCTTCCATTTTGTCACCGTGCCGGCCGTATCCAGAAAACTCCACGGATTGCTGCTGGAAAGGGATGAAAAGGCGAAAGAAATGGCCAAGGATTTCCCTTACAACGAAGTCATCGGAGACGGCAAGTGGGGGGTGGTGGCCAATGGCGTCAGCGTCAATTACGTAAAGGACGCTGTTTCGGACCTGGGTATCGCGGACCGGGTGCGGATCCTGAAATTGGGAATGACATGGCCCCTGAACAAGACCTA contains:
- a CDS encoding tetratricopeptide repeat protein, encoding MRTPVKYLLVLFSLLFAVLALSCAGLRSPLDGEQAKGPGPGKTAPSLPEDKLQRAYGNYLMASLCLASGQLKEAKPYLAEAVRNDPDSLFLNRKMAILLKELEEFDEAVAYAQKALSLDPDGLSNRILLAEIYSLGEEDDKALEQFRKILEIDPDQRKIRLHLITILIKKGEFKEAKTQLTLLLREDPSQIIAHYYLGRINLEMREYKAAEKAYLDALSLNPRMEPALFDLGSLYQMTDRPEKAAKIYEKFLSYYPTNAVIRERLINIYFQTGREAEAEKHVAVLRKLSKPGDPGRRALGLIYLRHGRLEKSIEELSMIVSAWPKDDKARYYLAAAYEEKGDLNKALFHFKQIPDDSGYFVKARMHMAYIFEDQGKQEEAIHLLEKTIEIKKDQAEIYLVLSSFWESNKEYDKALDVLRKGIAVKPGNVELIFRLGVILDKAGKNEECIREMRRVLEIDPDNADALNYIGYTYAEKGIRLDEARRLIERALKIKPNSGYIVDSLGWVFYQEGRYNEALKYLERAASLVPNDPTIAEHLGDVFSKKGRYRESIEMYEKALSLEHPQREKLKVKIEEVRKRLEEDKEK
- a CDS encoding tetratricopeptide repeat protein — protein: MAKKKISRKDLLKKPDEFLTFSERAVIFARDHAKTLKAVGVVLAAAVLIYLALWGYFRYTNKKGLETYNLAYYALLKGKGAEPGKEERKQAEEYFRKVMEDYGLSKARRLATAELASIRFQEGKYKEAAALYWEFLERVPEGSPYQAMARLALAACQEAEGDVQGAVETLKMILSGPDDFFKEQAYLGLARAYRLSKQEDKAREILKKYVETFTDSPFLPMAKAYLEK
- the moaA gene encoding GTP 3',8-cyclase MoaA, with the protein product MLEKENHRIINYLRLSLTDRCNLRCIYCMPEEGVRFIPHEEILSYEEMLRLVSIAVLAGIRKVRLTGGEPLVRKDVLPFIKKLSEVPGLEEITLTTNGVLLKEFAQGLKECGICRINISMDTLRPDRFRRITGRDYFDRVWEGIHEAERVGFDPIKINVVALKGINDDEITDFARLTLKNPYHVRFIEFMPVGDRNGWCNERFISVDDIRDRIRALGPLDPVPHETLDGPAQRYILRGAKGEVGFIGALSNHFCDRCNRLRLTAEGHLRGCLFSDQECDLKTPLRQGKREGEILKLILETIRRKPAGHGIAFPEPRKCVRHMSSIGG
- a CDS encoding DedA family protein; the encoded protein is MTFVDTFLQYLETLPDLLVYFLLGLSAFVENIFPPIPGDTITAFGAFLVGLGRLQFFGVFLSTTVGSLTGFMTLFQLGKILGRTFFTRKDFRFLRSRDILKAESWFNRYGYLLVAANRFLPGIRSAIAVAGGITRLKTMPVILLAAISCGVWNFIWILAGFSLGSEWEVAKERILHFTTRYNLGILLALTLVVLFLLVRRVMRKRKEKASHSPPPRPS
- a CDS encoding AMP-binding protein; the encoded protein is MIITEILARNARMYGDEVALVERDAASGQRREITWKEFDQQANRVANALISKGVGKGDKVIHLMMNCLEWLPAYFGILRTGAWAVPLNFRFSAEDIKYCADIAEGKAMIFGEEFIDRIEEIRGDLNTIDDFIFVGPADRKPDFAEQYETFLDGHSSEDPRVEIGLLDDAALYFTSGTTGQPKPILLTHRNLEHACIVENRHHNQTHKDNFLLIPPLYHTGAKMHWFGNFIVGAKAVILKGVKPEWIIEAVSEEQCTIVWMLVPWAQDILIAIESGKIKLEDYKLDQWRLMHIGAQPVPPSLVKNWKKVFPNHDYDTNFGLSESTGPGCIHLGIENDHKVGAIGVPGFDWEYRIVDEQFRDVPKGQPGELAVRGPGVMKEYYKNPEATKRTLVDGWLMTGDIARVDEDGFIWLVDRKKDVIITGGENIFPVEIEDFLMANPNIQDAGVIGIPDERLGEIVAAIIQLKPGKSMSEEDVAAYCEALPRYKRPRKIFFGDVPRNPTGKIEKPKLRKQYGGIAESFKA